The Streptomyces sp. NBC_01275 genome has a segment encoding these proteins:
- a CDS encoding prolyl oligopeptidase family serine peptidase, producing MRILPYGSWPSPIDARLAAAHDGRPEYVGFVGDEVWWTTPRPAEGGRRTLVRRRADGVEEPVLPAPWNVRSRFVEYGGQPWAGAVREGGPLVVFVHFADQRLYVCELGGEPRPLTPVSTVGGGLRWAEPQLLLDRGEVWCVLEEFTGDAPTEVRRVLAAVPLDGSAADDRGAVRELTDDRRRFVTGARLSPDGRRAAWLAWDHPRMPWDGTEAIVADVTPDGSLTGARAVAGGPQESIAQVDWSADGRLLYASDRSGWWNLYRDHEPVCPREEEFGGALWKPGHRWFAPLDSGLVAVVHGRGATALGILDPETGELVDAAGPWTEFASTLGVLGDRVVGVAASPRSAYEVVELDARTGRARVVGAAHDDAVDPAYYPEPQIRTVTGPDGREIHAHVYPPHNPGHAAPGHELPPYVVWAHGGPTDRAPLVLDLEIAYFTSRGIGVAEVNYGGSTGYGREYRERLREQWGVVDVEDCATVALALAGEGTADRDRLAIRGGSAGGWTAAASLTGTDVYACGTIRYPVLDLVGWATGETHDLESRYLDHLVGPLAEVPARYAQRSPVEHADRITAPFLLLQGLDDVICPPAQCERFLARLAGRRVPHAYLAFAGEGHGFRQAATTVRALEAELSLYAQAFGLRVPGVPRLELVR from the coding sequence ATGCGGATCCTGCCCTACGGCTCCTGGCCCTCGCCCATCGACGCCCGGCTCGCCGCCGCGCACGACGGACGGCCCGAGTACGTCGGCTTCGTCGGCGACGAGGTGTGGTGGACCACGCCCCGCCCCGCCGAGGGCGGCCGCCGCACCCTGGTGCGCCGCCGCGCGGACGGCGTCGAGGAGCCCGTCCTGCCCGCGCCCTGGAACGTCCGCAGCCGGTTCGTCGAGTACGGCGGACAGCCCTGGGCCGGAGCCGTGCGCGAGGGCGGCCCGCTGGTGGTGTTCGTGCACTTCGCCGACCAGCGGCTCTACGTCTGCGAGCTGGGCGGAGAGCCCCGGCCGCTCACCCCCGTCTCGACGGTGGGCGGCGGACTGCGCTGGGCGGAGCCGCAGTTGCTCCTGGACCGCGGCGAAGTGTGGTGCGTGCTGGAGGAGTTCACCGGCGACGCGCCCACCGAGGTACGCCGGGTGCTGGCCGCCGTACCGCTGGACGGCTCGGCGGCCGACGACCGGGGCGCGGTACGCGAACTGACCGACGACCGGCGGCGGTTCGTCACCGGGGCGCGGCTCTCGCCGGACGGGCGGCGGGCGGCGTGGCTGGCCTGGGACCATCCGCGGATGCCGTGGGACGGCACGGAGGCGATCGTCGCCGACGTCACGCCGGACGGATCCCTGACCGGCGCCCGGGCCGTGGCGGGCGGACCGCAGGAGTCGATCGCACAGGTCGACTGGTCGGCGGACGGGCGGTTGCTGTACGCGAGCGACCGCAGCGGCTGGTGGAACCTGTACCGCGACCACGAACCGGTGTGCCCCCGCGAGGAGGAGTTCGGCGGGGCCCTGTGGAAGCCCGGGCACCGCTGGTTCGCCCCCTTGGACAGCGGACTCGTCGCCGTCGTGCACGGCCGGGGCGCCACCGCCCTCGGCATCCTCGACCCGGAGACCGGCGAGCTCGTCGACGCGGCCGGACCGTGGACCGAGTTCGCCTCCACCCTCGGTGTGCTCGGCGACCGGGTCGTCGGCGTCGCCGCCAGCCCGCGCAGCGCCTACGAGGTGGTGGAGCTGGACGCCCGTACCGGCCGGGCCCGGGTGGTCGGCGCGGCGCACGACGACGCGGTGGACCCGGCGTACTACCCGGAGCCGCAGATCCGCACCGTCACCGGCCCCGACGGCCGCGAGATCCACGCCCACGTCTACCCGCCCCACAACCCCGGCCACGCGGCCCCCGGCCACGAGCTGCCGCCGTACGTCGTCTGGGCGCACGGCGGGCCCACCGACCGGGCCCCGCTCGTGCTGGACCTGGAGATCGCCTACTTCACCTCCCGGGGCATCGGGGTCGCCGAGGTGAACTACGGGGGGTCGACCGGATACGGGCGGGAGTACCGGGAGCGGCTGCGCGAGCAGTGGGGCGTCGTCGACGTCGAGGACTGCGCGACCGTCGCCCTGGCCCTGGCCGGCGAGGGCACCGCCGACCGCGACCGGCTGGCGATCCGCGGCGGCAGCGCGGGCGGCTGGACCGCCGCCGCCTCGCTGACCGGCACGGACGTCTACGCCTGCGGCACGATCCGCTACCCCGTGCTCGACCTGGTGGGCTGGGCCACCGGGGAGACCCACGACCTGGAGTCGCGCTACCTCGACCATCTCGTCGGACCGCTCGCCGAGGTGCCCGCCCGCTACGCGCAACGCTCGCCCGTCGAGCACGCCGACCGGATCACCGCGCCGTTCCTGCTGCTCCAGGGCCTGGACGACGTGATCTGCCCGCCCGCCCAGTGCGAGCGGTTCCTGGCCCGGCTGGCCGGACGGCGGGTGCCGCACGCGTATCTCGCCTTCGCGGGGGAGGGGCACGGGTTCCGGCAGGCGGCGACGACGGTGCGCGCGCTGGAGGCCGAGCTGTCCCTGTACGCTCAGGCGTTCGGGCTGCGGGTGCCCGGTGTCCCCAGGTTGGAGCTCGTACGGTGA
- a CDS encoding DoxX family protein, producing the protein MSTAYVVVTVLGAVLAGFSAASVFLGAEWTVKPLADYGVPRSWWPWLGAAKAAGAVGLLAGLLVPVVGMLAAAGLVLYFLGAVATVVRARWFSHVAFPLIYAAPAAASLVLWF; encoded by the coding sequence ATGTCCACTGCCTACGTCGTCGTCACCGTCCTCGGAGCCGTCCTGGCGGGCTTCTCGGCCGCCTCGGTCTTTCTCGGCGCCGAGTGGACGGTCAAGCCGCTGGCCGACTACGGAGTGCCGCGCTCGTGGTGGCCGTGGCTCGGCGCGGCCAAGGCCGCCGGAGCGGTCGGTCTGCTGGCCGGGCTGCTCGTGCCCGTGGTCGGCATGCTGGCCGCGGCCGGGCTGGTCCTGTACTTCCTCGGGGCCGTCGCCACCGTGGTGCGGGCCCGCTGGTTCTCGCACGTGGCGTTCCCGCTGATCTACGCGGCCCCGGCGGCGGCCTCGCTGGTGCTGTGGTTCTGA
- a CDS encoding LapA family protein, giving the protein MSPKTSESGGKTGGRGGAMTPARIAVLVLAVLALIFIFENTRTTKIRLLVPEVTMPLWVALLATAIIGALCGAYVTYLRKRRG; this is encoded by the coding sequence ATGAGCCCGAAGACCTCCGAGAGCGGCGGGAAGACCGGCGGCCGCGGCGGAGCGATGACACCCGCCCGGATCGCCGTCCTGGTGCTCGCCGTCCTCGCCCTGATCTTCATCTTCGAGAACACCCGCACCACCAAGATCAGACTGCTGGTCCCCGAGGTCACCATGCCCCTGTGGGTGGCGCTCCTGGCCACGGCGATCATCGGCGCGCTGTGCGGTGCGTACGTCACGTACTTGCGCAAACGGCGCGGCTGA
- a CDS encoding class I SAM-dependent methyltransferase — protein sequence MSVTMRYREAWEGFWREAPDEPGAVFWDAAPQLTAALHLALFEPRLVDPGLPLVDLGCGNGTQTRFLADRFPQVVGADLAAAALDHARRADPAGQATYRLLDAAEKDAAQNLHAELGDANVYMRGVLHQCEPDDRQPLVDGIAALVGERGRVFLVELSEAARPVLGDLAQRPEGPPPKLAPIFRHGIAPGEVADEAVPGYLRAAGLTVLASGELPLTTTELASDGTRIELPSRWLMAGRDM from the coding sequence ATGAGCGTGACGATGCGGTACCGGGAGGCCTGGGAGGGCTTCTGGCGTGAGGCCCCCGACGAACCGGGCGCCGTGTTCTGGGACGCGGCGCCCCAGCTGACCGCGGCCCTCCATCTCGCCCTCTTCGAACCCCGGCTCGTCGACCCCGGGCTGCCGTTGGTGGACCTGGGCTGCGGCAACGGCACCCAGACCCGCTTCCTCGCCGACCGCTTCCCGCAGGTCGTCGGCGCCGACCTGGCCGCCGCGGCCCTCGACCACGCCCGGCGCGCCGACCCCGCGGGGCAGGCGACGTACCGGCTGCTGGACGCGGCCGAGAAGGACGCGGCGCAGAACCTGCACGCCGAACTCGGCGACGCCAACGTCTATATGCGGGGCGTGCTGCACCAGTGCGAGCCCGACGACCGGCAGCCGCTGGTGGACGGGATCGCCGCGCTGGTGGGGGAGCGGGGCCGGGTCTTCCTCGTCGAGCTGTCCGAGGCCGCCCGGCCCGTCCTCGGCGACCTGGCGCAGCGCCCCGAGGGCCCGCCGCCGAAGCTCGCGCCGATCTTCCGGCACGGCATCGCCCCCGGCGAGGTCGCCGACGAGGCGGTGCCCGGCTATCTGCGCGCGGCCGGCCTCACGGTGCTCGCATCCGGCGAACTGCCCCTCACCACGACGGAGTTGGCCTCTGACGGCACTCGGATCGAGCTGCCGTCGAGGTGGCTGATGGCGGGGCGCGACATGTGA
- a CDS encoding M20/M25/M40 family metallo-hydrolase: MTDAQARDEVVRFTSDLIRIDTANRGGGDCRERPAAEYAAALLADVGLEPTLLERTPGRTNVVARIEGCDPSADALLVHGHLDVVPAEAADWSVHPFSGEVRDGVVWGRGAVDMKNMDAMILSVVRAWARAGVRPRRDLVIAFTADEEASAEDGSGFLADRHPELFEGCTEGVGESGAYTFHDGTGRQIYPVAAGERGTGWVKLTARGRAGHGSKVNRENAVTRLAAAVTRIGEHEWPLRLTPTVRAALTELAALYGIDADLADVDVLLKKLGPAAKLVEATVRNSANPTMLKAGYKVNVIPGEAVAFVDGRYLPGCEDEFRTTLDELTGPDVDWEFHHREVALQAPLDSPTYARMRAAVEEFAPEGHVVPFCMSGGTDAKQFSRLGITGYGFTPLKLPEGYDYQAMFHGVDERVPVEALHFGVHVLDRFLRTA; encoded by the coding sequence ATGACTGACGCGCAGGCGCGGGACGAGGTCGTCCGGTTCACCTCCGACCTCATCCGCATCGACACGGCCAACCGGGGCGGCGGCGACTGCCGGGAGCGGCCCGCCGCCGAGTACGCGGCCGCGCTCCTCGCCGACGTCGGGCTCGAGCCGACGCTGCTCGAACGCACCCCGGGCCGGACCAACGTCGTCGCCCGGATCGAGGGCTGCGACCCGTCCGCCGACGCGCTGCTCGTCCACGGCCACCTGGACGTCGTCCCCGCCGAGGCCGCGGACTGGAGCGTGCACCCGTTCTCCGGAGAGGTGCGCGACGGCGTCGTGTGGGGGCGCGGCGCGGTCGACATGAAGAACATGGACGCGATGATCCTGTCCGTCGTGCGGGCCTGGGCGCGGGCGGGCGTACGGCCCCGGCGCGACCTCGTCATCGCCTTCACCGCCGACGAGGAGGCCAGCGCCGAGGACGGCTCGGGCTTCCTCGCCGACCGGCACCCGGAGCTGTTCGAGGGGTGCACGGAGGGCGTCGGCGAGTCCGGGGCGTACACCTTCCACGACGGCACGGGCCGCCAGATCTACCCCGTCGCGGCGGGCGAGCGCGGCACCGGCTGGGTGAAGCTCACCGCACGCGGGCGGGCCGGGCACGGCTCCAAGGTCAACCGGGAGAACGCGGTGACCCGGCTGGCCGCCGCCGTCACCCGGATCGGCGAGCACGAGTGGCCGCTGCGGCTCACCCCGACCGTCCGCGCCGCGCTCACCGAACTCGCCGCCCTGTACGGGATCGACGCGGACCTGGCCGACGTGGACGTGCTGCTGAAGAAGCTCGGGCCCGCGGCCAAGCTGGTCGAGGCGACCGTGCGCAACAGCGCCAACCCGACCATGCTCAAAGCCGGTTACAAGGTCAACGTCATCCCGGGCGAGGCCGTCGCGTTCGTCGACGGACGGTATCTCCCAGGCTGCGAGGACGAGTTCCGCACCACTCTCGACGAACTCACCGGCCCTGACGTGGACTGGGAGTTCCACCACCGCGAAGTCGCCCTCCAGGCACCGCTGGACTCGCCGACGTACGCCCGGATGCGCGCGGCCGTCGAGGAGTTCGCGCCCGAGGGGCATGTGGTGCCGTTCTGCATGTCCGGCGGCACGGACGCCAAGCAGTTCTCGCGCCTGGGGATCACCGGCTACGGCTTCACCCCGCTGAAGCTGCCGGAGGGCTACGACTACCAGGCCATGTTCCACGGCGTCGACGAGCGGGTCCCGGTCGAGGCGCTGCACTTCGGCGTCCACGTCCTCGACCGGTTCCTGCGCACGGCCTGA
- a CDS encoding LD-carboxypeptidase, whose translation MKELVRPARLAPGARVAIVAPSGPVVEERLQAGLDLLRGWDLDPVAAPHALDRRPDLPYLAGADADRAADLQRAWCDPAVDAVLCARGGYGAQRIVDLLDWDAMRAAGPKVFVGFSDTTTLHEAFAVRLGLATLYGPVAAGVDFVKNARAQEHLRATLFAPQTVRTLASSGTALAPGRARGVTLGGCLALLATGYGTPHTRSGARGGLLLIEDVGERPYSVDRALTQLLRTGWLDGVAGVALGSWDRCGPYEELRAVFADRLGGLGVPVVEELGFGHCEGALTVPFGVRAELDAEAGTLTLDEPALR comes from the coding sequence GTGAAGGAACTCGTGCGGCCGGCGCGGCTGGCCCCCGGCGCCCGCGTCGCGATCGTCGCGCCCAGCGGTCCCGTGGTCGAGGAGCGCCTGCAGGCCGGCCTCGACCTGCTGCGCGGCTGGGACCTCGACCCGGTGGCCGCACCCCATGCGCTCGACCGGCGCCCCGACCTGCCCTACCTCGCGGGCGCCGACGCCGACCGGGCCGCCGACCTCCAGCGCGCCTGGTGCGATCCCGCCGTCGACGCGGTGCTGTGCGCCCGCGGCGGCTACGGCGCCCAGCGCATCGTCGACCTCCTCGACTGGGACGCGATGCGGGCGGCCGGACCGAAGGTGTTCGTCGGCTTCAGCGACACCACCACGCTGCACGAGGCGTTCGCCGTCCGTCTGGGCCTGGCCACGCTGTACGGCCCGGTGGCCGCCGGCGTCGACTTCGTCAAGAACGCCCGCGCGCAGGAACACCTGAGGGCCACCCTGTTCGCCCCTCAGACCGTCCGCACCCTCGCCTCCTCCGGTACGGCACTCGCCCCGGGCCGGGCCAGGGGCGTCACCCTCGGCGGCTGCCTCGCGCTGCTCGCCACCGGCTACGGCACCCCGCACACCCGCTCCGGCGCGCGCGGCGGGCTGCTGCTGATCGAGGACGTGGGGGAGCGGCCGTACAGCGTCGACCGCGCCCTCACCCAGCTCCTGCGCACCGGCTGGCTCGACGGCGTCGCGGGCGTCGCGCTCGGGTCCTGGGACAGGTGCGGGCCCTATGAGGAGCTGCGGGCGGTGTTCGCCGACCGGCTCGGCGGACTCGGGGTGCCCGTCGTCGAGGAGCTCGGATTCGGGCACTGCGAGGGGGCGTTGACCGTGCCCTTCGGCGTGCGCGCCGAACTCGACGCGGAGGCCGGGACGTTGACCCTGGACGAGCCCGCGTTGCGGTGA
- a CDS encoding M55 family metallopeptidase — protein MKILISADMEGATGVTWPADVLPGTPQWERCRSLFTSDVNAAVLGFFDGGADEVLINEAHWTMRNLLLEQLDERAEMLTGRHKELSMVEGVQHGDVDGVAFVGYHAGAGMEGVLAHTYLANSITGVWLNDVRASEGLLNAHVVAEYGVPVVLVTGDDVACEDALGYAPEALKVAVKDHVSRYAAVCRTPARTAADIRSAAKEAARLAVRQEPLYGGPFTIALEFDAEHLAMAATVVPGVARIGERKVACTSDTMYEGIRAFKAITTIVSAAIEEQYG, from the coding sequence ATGAAGATCCTCATCAGCGCCGACATGGAGGGCGCCACCGGTGTCACCTGGCCGGCCGACGTGCTGCCCGGGACCCCGCAGTGGGAGCGCTGCCGGTCGCTGTTCACCTCGGACGTCAACGCCGCCGTGCTGGGCTTCTTCGACGGCGGGGCGGACGAGGTCCTGATCAACGAGGCCCACTGGACCATGCGCAACCTCCTCCTCGAGCAGCTCGACGAGCGGGCGGAGATGCTCACCGGCCGGCACAAGGAGCTGTCGATGGTGGAGGGCGTGCAACACGGCGACGTCGACGGCGTCGCGTTCGTCGGCTACCACGCGGGCGCCGGCATGGAGGGCGTCCTCGCCCACACCTACCTCGCCAACTCGATCACCGGCGTGTGGCTGAACGACGTACGCGCCAGCGAGGGCCTGCTCAACGCGCACGTCGTCGCCGAGTACGGCGTGCCGGTCGTCCTGGTCACCGGCGACGACGTGGCCTGCGAGGACGCCCTCGGGTACGCGCCCGAGGCGCTGAAGGTCGCGGTCAAGGACCATGTCTCGCGGTACGCGGCCGTCTGCCGTACGCCGGCCCGCACCGCCGCCGACATCCGGTCGGCCGCGAAGGAGGCCGCACGGCTGGCGGTCCGTCAGGAACCGCTGTACGGCGGGCCGTTCACCATCGCGCTGGAGTTCGACGCTGAGCATCTCGCGATGGCCGCCACCGTCGTGCCCGGCGTGGCGCGCATCGGCGAGCGCAAGGTCGCCTGCACCAGCGACACGATGTACGAGGGCATTCGCGCCTTCAAGGCGATCACCACGATCGTCTCGGCGGCGATCGAAGAACAGTACGGCTGA
- a CDS encoding SpoIIE family protein phosphatase — protein sequence MDRGTERDAPPSRGAGSGAAAESAAGRIPLAVVVVDREGLVSHWSSGARRLFGVVKEEAIGQPAIDLLPVAGALPEPDDLPYGGPGGYGEYAAYDGLGPGLESSLDQRLGYPAAGRARLTLPERSERGVPPPGGRGRDRVDVLWWAYPLVGPGSERLLVLAADADGLRPEDPQDRPAVERIAPGFALYTDFPGAEELARRLPEILPSMSVGESARIVAQILELGYPVLEFSQSDRVPVTPDWGVARRVERRARRERAARAVAEGLPLPDDLPDEGEDLEYTAVRERLEFLNEVSGRIGTSLDLSRTILEVSRAVVPRFTDVAGTYLREQVVGGEGFPDGVPDTTTMWHRVAIEHTDEPGRWDDVVPVGEAMPFPAHTPFFQCMTTGEPVLVPRISEQMGHMIASQFEKRDIRPLITGRSMLVVPLKARNVVLGFMILLRHPERVEFNDMDRVTGAELAARAGLVLDNARMYTYQESVAETLQDSMLPHIPPRMAGCDIATRYLPGTLLGRVGGDWFDSVKLPGARTALVVGDVMGHGLNSAAMMGQLRTAVQTMAALDLPPAQLLRNLDDLAQRLGDTYLATCLYAVYDPIAGELHLANAGHIPPVVVRAEDARSELLDLPTGAPIGVGGVPFEAVRVRVQPGDRLVMCTDGLVEMRGEDIGVGLATLCESAAHPAASMDDACDTIIRALNPRGGRKDDVALLMARLNGIEPDDVAEWRFALDPAEVGRARAAVREQLHDWGLAKLVPHAELMVSELVTNAVRHSRRRPVAMRLVRGDTLLCEVDDDDHELPTLLSAGPGDEAGRGLRVVSTLAREWGANRTGAGKSVWFELTLPRR from the coding sequence ATGGACCGTGGCACCGAGAGGGACGCGCCTCCCAGCCGCGGAGCCGGGAGCGGTGCGGCGGCCGAGTCCGCCGCCGGACGCATCCCGCTGGCCGTGGTCGTGGTCGACCGCGAGGGCCTCGTCTCCCACTGGAGCAGCGGCGCACGCCGGCTCTTCGGCGTCGTCAAGGAAGAGGCGATCGGACAGCCCGCGATCGACCTGCTCCCCGTCGCCGGCGCGCTCCCCGAGCCCGACGACCTCCCGTACGGCGGCCCCGGCGGCTACGGCGAGTACGCCGCCTACGACGGCCTCGGTCCCGGACTGGAGTCCTCCCTCGACCAGAGGCTGGGCTACCCGGCCGCCGGACGGGCCCGGCTGACCCTGCCCGAGCGGAGCGAGAGGGGGGTCCCCCCGCCCGGAGGGCGGGGGAGGGACCGCGTCGACGTCCTGTGGTGGGCCTATCCGCTGGTCGGCCCCGGCAGCGAGCGGCTGCTCGTGCTCGCCGCCGACGCGGACGGACTGCGCCCGGAGGATCCGCAGGACCGCCCCGCCGTCGAGCGCATCGCCCCCGGCTTCGCCCTGTACACCGACTTCCCCGGCGCCGAGGAACTCGCCCGCAGGCTCCCCGAGATCCTGCCCAGCATGAGCGTCGGCGAGAGCGCCCGCATCGTCGCGCAGATCCTCGAACTGGGCTATCCCGTGCTGGAGTTCAGCCAGAGCGACCGGGTGCCCGTGACCCCCGACTGGGGCGTGGCCCGGCGCGTCGAGCGCAGAGCCCGCCGGGAGCGCGCCGCCCGCGCCGTCGCCGAGGGCCTGCCGCTGCCGGACGACCTCCCCGACGAGGGCGAGGACCTCGAGTACACCGCCGTCCGCGAGCGCCTGGAGTTCCTCAACGAGGTCAGCGGGAGGATCGGCACCTCCCTCGACCTCTCCCGCACCATCCTCGAGGTCAGCAGAGCCGTCGTCCCCCGCTTCACCGACGTCGCCGGCACCTATCTGCGCGAACAGGTCGTCGGCGGCGAGGGATTCCCCGACGGCGTGCCGGACACCACCACCATGTGGCACCGGGTAGCCATCGAGCACACCGACGAACCCGGCCGCTGGGACGACGTCGTCCCCGTCGGCGAGGCCATGCCCTTCCCGGCGCACACCCCGTTCTTCCAGTGCATGACCACCGGCGAGCCCGTCCTCGTGCCGCGCATCAGCGAGCAGATGGGGCACATGATCGCCTCGCAGTTCGAGAAGCGCGACATCCGGCCGCTGATCACCGGCCGCTCCATGCTGGTCGTCCCGCTCAAGGCCCGCAACGTCGTCCTCGGCTTCATGATCCTGCTGCGCCACCCCGAGCGCGTCGAGTTCAACGACATGGACCGCGTCACCGGCGCCGAACTCGCCGCCCGCGCAGGCCTGGTGCTGGACAACGCGCGCATGTACACCTACCAGGAGAGCGTCGCCGAGACCCTCCAGGACAGCATGCTGCCGCACATCCCGCCGCGGATGGCGGGCTGCGACATCGCCACCCGCTATCTGCCGGGCACCCTGCTCGGGCGGGTCGGCGGCGACTGGTTCGACTCGGTGAAACTCCCCGGCGCCCGCACCGCCCTCGTCGTCGGCGACGTCATGGGCCACGGCCTCAACTCGGCCGCCATGATGGGCCAGTTGCGGACAGCCGTGCAGACCATGGCCGCCCTCGACCTGCCGCCCGCCCAACTCCTGCGCAACCTCGACGACTTGGCGCAACGCCTCGGCGACACCTACCTCGCGACCTGCCTGTACGCCGTCTACGACCCGATCGCCGGCGAGCTGCACCTCGCCAACGCGGGCCATATCCCGCCGGTCGTCGTCCGTGCCGAGGACGCCCGCAGCGAGCTGCTCGATCTGCCCACGGGCGCGCCGATCGGCGTCGGCGGGGTGCCCTTCGAGGCGGTGCGCGTGCGAGTGCAGCCCGGCGACCGGCTGGTGATGTGCACCGACGGGCTGGTCGAGATGCGCGGCGAGGACATCGGCGTAGGCCTGGCGACGCTCTGCGAGTCCGCCGCGCACCCGGCCGCCTCCATGGACGACGCCTGCGACACCATCATCCGCGCCCTCAACCCGCGCGGCGGCCGCAAGGACGACGTGGCCCTGCTGATGGCCCGCCTCAACGGAATCGAACCCGACGACGTCGCCGAATGGCGCTTCGCCCTCGACCCGGCCGAGGTCGGCCGGGCCCGCGCGGCGGTCCGCGAACAGCTCCACGACTGGGGTCTGGCCAAGCTCGTCCCGCACGCCGAGCTGATGGTCAGCGAGCTGGTCACCAACGCCGTACGGCACTCCCGTCGGCGTCCGGTCGCCATGCGGCTCGTGCGCGGCGACACACTGCTGTGCGAGGTGGACGACGACGATCACGAGCTGCCCACCCTGCTGAGCGCCGGACCCGGCGACGAGGCCGGGCGGGGACTGCGCGTGGTGAGCACGCTGGCCCGGGAGTGGGGCGCCAACCGTACCGGCGCGGGCAAGTCCGTGTGGTTCGAGCTGACGTTGCCGCGTCGCTGA
- a CDS encoding sigma factor, producing the protein MITHSLSPERFEAERPHLRAVAYRVLGSLSEADDAVQETWLRAAGADLGAVENLGGWLTTVVGRVCLNMLRSRRTRPEVPLDAQVTEPAVGPWEGGDPEEEALLADSVGVALLVVLDTLAPAERLAFVLHDLFAVPFDDIAPLIERTPATTRQLASRARRRVKGGSPAPGGSSSGAPASGVDRARQREVVDAFLAATRGGDFEALLALLHPDVVLSADRFVVPTPQPVTVDGARPVAQGAMAAAGRARFTGLALLDGRVGLVMASQGRLRLALVFTIAEGGITGIDLVADRERLAGIEVAVLDA; encoded by the coding sequence ATGATCACGCACAGCCTGTCACCGGAACGCTTCGAGGCCGAGCGGCCGCACCTGCGGGCCGTCGCCTACCGCGTGCTCGGCTCGCTCAGCGAGGCCGACGACGCCGTACAGGAGACCTGGCTGCGGGCGGCCGGGGCCGACCTCGGCGCGGTGGAGAACCTCGGCGGCTGGCTGACCACGGTGGTGGGCCGGGTGTGCCTGAACATGCTGCGCTCCCGCCGGACCCGGCCCGAGGTGCCGCTCGACGCGCAGGTGACCGAACCTGCCGTCGGCCCGTGGGAGGGCGGCGATCCCGAGGAGGAGGCCCTGCTCGCCGACTCGGTCGGGGTGGCGCTGCTGGTCGTCCTGGACACGCTGGCCCCGGCCGAACGGCTGGCGTTCGTGCTGCACGACCTGTTCGCGGTGCCCTTCGACGACATCGCCCCCCTGATCGAGCGCACCCCGGCCACGACCCGGCAGCTGGCGAGCCGGGCCCGCCGCAGGGTCAAGGGAGGCTCCCCCGCTCCCGGCGGCTCCTCGTCCGGCGCCCCCGCCTCCGGGGTCGACCGGGCCCGGCAGCGCGAGGTCGTCGACGCGTTCCTGGCCGCCACGCGCGGCGGGGACTTCGAGGCGCTGCTGGCGCTGCTGCACCCGGACGTGGTCCTCAGCGCCGACCGCTTCGTCGTACCGACCCCGCAGCCCGTCACCGTCGACGGCGCTCGGCCCGTCGCCCAGGGCGCGATGGCGGCGGCCGGGCGGGCCCGGTTCACCGGTCTGGCGCTGCTCGACGGCCGGGTCGGGCTCGTGATGGCGTCGCAGGGCAGGCTGCGGCTGGCCCTCGTCTTCACGATCGCGGAGGGCGGGATCACCGGGATCGACCTGGTGGCGGACCGGGAGCGGCTGGCGGGGATCGAGGTGGCGGTGCTCGACGCGTGA
- a CDS encoding GNAT family N-acetyltransferase — protein sequence MPHTGSRYLAEGPRVGIRHFTYADGAEFTARARESQDLHRPWLFPPATADAYTAYAGRLIEDPTKAGFLVCEKGAEAGAGKGGGKDGENGGENGGDGAIAGFININNIVEGGFQCGALGYGAFAHAAGRGLMREGLDLVVGHAFGPMRLHRLEINMQPGNAASIGLARSCGFRLEGFSPKMIYIDGDWRDHERWAITAEMRTSG from the coding sequence ATGCCGCACACCGGATCCCGTTACCTCGCCGAAGGCCCCCGCGTGGGGATACGTCACTTCACCTACGCGGACGGGGCCGAGTTCACCGCCCGCGCCCGCGAGAGCCAGGACCTGCACCGTCCGTGGCTGTTCCCGCCGGCCACCGCCGACGCGTACACCGCGTACGCGGGCCGGCTGATCGAGGACCCGACGAAGGCCGGGTTCCTGGTCTGCGAGAAGGGCGCAGAGGCGGGCGCAGGGAAGGGGGGCGGGAAGGACGGCGAGAACGGCGGTGAGAACGGCGGCGACGGGGCCATCGCCGGGTTCATCAACATCAACAACATCGTCGAAGGCGGATTCCAGTGCGGCGCGCTGGGCTACGGCGCCTTCGCGCACGCGGCCGGGCGCGGGCTGATGCGCGAGGGGCTCGACCTCGTGGTCGGACACGCGTTCGGGCCGATGCGGCTGCACCGGCTGGAGATCAACATGCAGCCCGGCAACGCCGCCTCGATCGGACTCGCCCGCTCCTGCGGCTTCCGCCTGGAGGGCTTCTCCCCGAAGATGATCTACATCGACGGGGACTGGCGGGACCACGAGCGGTGGGCGATCACCGCCGAGATGCGGACTTCCGGTTGA